Proteins encoded together in one Fibrobacter sp. UWR2 window:
- a CDS encoding GGDEF domain-containing protein, giving the protein MEKIYALFRMNILIFVLLAATVIALFAYQNGLDDIVFLNLSDYPYVIAETDSADGGSSAVAITRTDSSIIVDYELKEGYAYPYAGVKILLGDGKIKGRDFSKYDSIFVWVKPRGEGTVRIYFRAYDPAFYRDGDEGSLKFNEVEFFPLEETYPAVFVPQEFRVASWWVAQNEISVHKARVDLSNIPLIEIQTGTNAPLGYGTLEIRGFCFKGKKIAKLDLVTILVALWFVTFLIILVIRFFDYNRERAANRKKQEELEKYLEALEIEKSEYEKSSRTDPLTGCLNRAGFGSVLLREQENLTKNGSPVSFVLLDIDHFKYVNDTYGHNVGDEVLVNLTKLIQGKIRNSDSLVRWGGEEFVILCGETPIQNAQFLAEKLRVAIEKTQLIPQQQITCSFGISEMVQGEDPKRLFERADKALYASKEGGRNRVTSATYRRQR; this is encoded by the coding sequence ATGGAAAAAATATACGCTCTCTTCAGGATGAATATCCTGATATTCGTGTTGCTGGCTGCGACGGTTATAGCCCTTTTTGCATACCAGAACGGATTGGACGATATTGTCTTCTTGAATCTTTCCGATTACCCGTATGTAATTGCCGAGACTGACAGCGCTGACGGCGGTTCTTCTGCTGTGGCCATCACGCGTACCGATTCCTCTATCATTGTCGACTACGAACTCAAGGAAGGCTATGCCTACCCGTATGCCGGTGTCAAGATTTTGCTGGGGGACGGTAAGATCAAGGGGCGTGACTTCTCGAAGTACGACAGCATCTTTGTGTGGGTCAAGCCGCGCGGCGAGGGTACGGTGCGTATCTACTTCCGCGCCTACGACCCGGCGTTCTACCGCGACGGCGACGAGGGCTCGCTCAAGTTTAACGAAGTCGAGTTCTTCCCGCTCGAGGAGACTTACCCGGCTGTGTTCGTCCCGCAGGAATTCCGCGTGGCCAGCTGGTGGGTTGCCCAGAACGAGATTAGCGTGCACAAGGCCCGCGTAGACCTTTCGAACATCCCGCTCATTGAAATCCAAACGGGCACGAATGCTCCGCTTGGTTACGGTACCCTCGAAATCCGCGGGTTCTGCTTCAAGGGCAAGAAGATTGCGAAACTGGACCTCGTGACCATCCTGGTCGCTCTCTGGTTCGTGACGTTCCTCATTATTCTCGTAATCCGCTTCTTCGACTACAACCGCGAACGCGCCGCCAACCGCAAGAAGCAGGAGGAACTCGAGAAGTACCTCGAGGCCCTCGAGATCGAGAAGAGCGAATACGAGAAGTCCAGCCGTACCGACCCGCTTACGGGTTGTCTCAACCGTGCCGGCTTCGGTAGCGTGCTCCTGCGCGAACAGGAGAACCTGACCAAGAATGGCAGTCCGGTCTCGTTCGTGCTGCTCGATATCGACCATTTCAAGTATGTGAACGACACCTACGGCCACAATGTGGGCGACGAGGTGCTCGTGAACCTCACCAAGCTTATCCAGGGCAAGATCCGTAACAGCGACAGTCTGGTGCGCTGGGGTGGCGAAGAATTCGTTATCCTTTGCGGCGAGACTCCTATCCAGAACGCACAGTTCCTGGCCGAGAAGCTTCGCGTGGCAATCGAGAAGACCCAGCTGATTCCGCAGCAGCAGATTACCTGCTCCTTCGGTATTTCCGAGATGGTGCAGGGCGAAGACCCCAAGCGCCTGTTCGAGCGTGCGGACAAGGCGCTGTATGCCTCCAAGGAAGGCGGGCGCAACCGCGTGACGAGCGCGACCTACCGGCGCCAGCGCTAA
- a CDS encoding TIGR02147 family protein, which yields MKPIFEYTDYREWIRDAFDDFKQRKTVISWRYMAMKLGADPGNLLRVSQGKIHLTLSLVKPMAEFFELDEKETAYWTELVCFGRAKTDAEALNHYEKMQILKGIPLKRLAKKELEFYRHWYCNSIRSIIGICRFKDDYEGLAESCTPPITVEEAKSAVKLLYDLNMISKDRDGYWKVNDTFVSTGGNWRSEAVRTFQKETIRLAGESLERHAPPLRDISTVTMTFNMDDIALIREKIKEFRSELLRMSQEGNGDDTVFQLNVQLFPIGFAKKLQEKAK from the coding sequence GTGAAGCCGATCTTTGAATATACAGACTATCGCGAATGGATTAGGGACGCTTTTGATGACTTCAAACAGCGTAAGACGGTCATTTCTTGGCGATACATGGCTATGAAGCTCGGTGCGGATCCGGGTAACCTGCTCCGCGTATCCCAAGGGAAGATCCACCTGACGCTTTCGCTCGTGAAGCCCATGGCCGAGTTCTTCGAACTCGACGAGAAGGAGACGGCCTACTGGACGGAGCTCGTGTGCTTCGGGCGCGCGAAGACCGACGCCGAGGCCCTGAACCATTACGAGAAGATGCAGATCTTGAAGGGAATCCCCCTCAAGAGGCTTGCGAAGAAGGAACTGGAGTTCTACAGGCACTGGTACTGCAACTCGATACGCTCGATTATCGGCATTTGCAGGTTCAAGGACGACTACGAGGGCCTTGCGGAGAGCTGTACGCCCCCTATTACGGTAGAAGAGGCGAAGAGTGCCGTAAAACTTTTGTATGATTTAAACATGATTTCGAAGGATCGGGACGGGTACTGGAAGGTGAACGACACCTTCGTGAGCACTGGTGGAAACTGGCGCTCCGAGGCCGTGCGTACATTCCAGAAGGAAACTATCCGACTCGCGGGCGAATCGCTGGAGCGCCATGCGCCTCCTCTGCGCGATATCAGCACCGTGACGATGACCTTCAATATGGACGACATCGCGCTCATCCGCGAGAAGATCAAGGAATTCCGTAGCGAACTCCTGCGTATGTCGCAGGAAGGCAACGGCGACGATACCGTGTTCCAGCTGAACGTGCAGCTGTTCCCGATTGGTTTTGCGAAGAAACTACAGGAGAAGGCAAAATGA